Proteins found in one Triticum urartu cultivar G1812 chromosome 4, Tu2.1, whole genome shotgun sequence genomic segment:
- the LOC125553932 gene encoding uncharacterized protein LOC125553932 isoform X2, which yields MDADWTWACRAWEKWTAKHVGSSVAGMPVKAALLLNYDPTGPSRLLPIVAEEEGTKFTAVDLQPFINFFRRNNLQTEFFSIGPNQYLVTSIHEHWFCARCVNTTQPGGEGVIVMQIGAYLLVSMYDGSVGSASQAMVAVDQFAWHFNRRTH from the exons ATGGACGCGGACTGGACATGGGCGTGCCGGGCGTGGGAGAAGTGGACCGCGAAGCACGTCGGATCTTCCG TTGCAGGGATGCCGGTCAAGGCGGCGCTGCTGCTCAACTACGACCCGACCGGACCATCTCGCCTCCTCCCCATCGT AGCAGAGGAAGAGGGAACAAAATTTACTGCTGTTGATCTGCAACCGTTCATTAACTTCTTCAGGAGGAACAATCTGCAGACGGAATTCTTTTCTATTGGACCAAACCAAT ATTTAGTCACTTCAATCCACGAGCACTGGTTTTGTGCTCGTTGTGTTAACACAACACAGCCAGGAGGTGAAGGAGTTATAGTTATGCAGATTGGAGCTTACTTGTTAGTCTCTAT GTATGATGGTTCTGTTGGTTCGGCTTCGCAGGCAATGGTGGCTGTTGATCAGTTTGCATGGCACTTCAACCGGAGAACACATTAA
- the LOC125553932 gene encoding uncharacterized protein LOC125553932 isoform X1, whose amino-acid sequence MDADWTWACRAWEKWTAKHVGSSVAGMPVKAALLLNYDPTGPSRLLPIVAEEEGTKFTAVDLQPFINFFRRNNLQTEFFSIGPNQYLVTSIHEHWFCARCVNTTQPGGEGVIVMQIGAYLLVSMQWWLLISLHGTSTGEHINFLWCRLMALQCSV is encoded by the exons ATGGACGCGGACTGGACATGGGCGTGCCGGGCGTGGGAGAAGTGGACCGCGAAGCACGTCGGATCTTCCG TTGCAGGGATGCCGGTCAAGGCGGCGCTGCTGCTCAACTACGACCCGACCGGACCATCTCGCCTCCTCCCCATCGT AGCAGAGGAAGAGGGAACAAAATTTACTGCTGTTGATCTGCAACCGTTCATTAACTTCTTCAGGAGGAACAATCTGCAGACGGAATTCTTTTCTATTGGACCAAACCAAT ATTTAGTCACTTCAATCCACGAGCACTGGTTTTGTGCTCGTTGTGTTAACACAACACAGCCAGGAGGTGAAGGAGTTATAGTTATGCAGATTGGAGCTTACTTGTTAGTCTCTAT GCAATGGTGGCTGTTGATCAGTTTGCATGGCACTTCAACCGGAGAACACATTAACTTCTTGTGGTGTAGACTCATGGCCTTACAGTGTAGTGTATAA
- the LOC125553932 gene encoding uncharacterized protein LOC125553932 isoform X3, protein MDADWTWACRAWEKWTAKHVGSSVAGMPVKAALLLNYDPTGPSRLLPIVAEEEGTKFTAVDLQPFINFFRRNNLQTEFFSIGPNQCMMVLLVRLRRQWWLLISLHGTSTGEHINFLWCRLMALQCSV, encoded by the exons ATGGACGCGGACTGGACATGGGCGTGCCGGGCGTGGGAGAAGTGGACCGCGAAGCACGTCGGATCTTCCG TTGCAGGGATGCCGGTCAAGGCGGCGCTGCTGCTCAACTACGACCCGACCGGACCATCTCGCCTCCTCCCCATCGT AGCAGAGGAAGAGGGAACAAAATTTACTGCTGTTGATCTGCAACCGTTCATTAACTTCTTCAGGAGGAACAATCTGCAGACGGAATTCTTTTCTATTGGACCAAACCAAT GTATGATGGTTCTGTTGGTTCGGCTTCGCAGGCAATGGTGGCTGTTGATCAGTTTGCATGGCACTTCAACCGGAGAACACATTAACTTCTTGTGGTGTAGACTCATGGCCTTACAGTGTAGTGTATAA